In Xyrauchen texanus isolate HMW12.3.18 chromosome 27, RBS_HiC_50CHRs, whole genome shotgun sequence, one genomic interval encodes:
- the LOC127620554 gene encoding uncharacterized protein LOC127620554, whose amino-acid sequence MGHDIRVHCEFYRQTDKTFQLAKIGKLLFAMEHGAESLKGKSLQTLDSVLSGKRHADTPTKDLKGVKKRRRSDAGIQQEDCEDGQEPHSTSGSSSADKTKSATSRLDDDGDEDSGDSDHDGEDTMTSGTRSPKKSRKKTAVRRQCSDVDAPERKVRNQGKRPWNDQERTAVKHRLAKLIALKMIPGKQDCLMCIAKESPVLRARTWKDVKYFVYNEIIKVKRKLAL is encoded by the exons ATGGGACACGATATCCGAGTCCACTGTGAGTTTTATCGACAGACAGATAAAACATTCCAATTGGCCAAGATTGGCAAACTTCTGTTTGCGATGGAGCATGGAGCTGAGTCACTGAAAGGGAAGAGTCTGCAAACACTGGACTCCGTTCTCAGTG GCAAAAGACACGCAGACACCCCAACTAAAGATCTGAAAGGTGTCAAAAAGAGAAGGAGGTCAGATGCAGGAATTCAACAGGAAGATTGTGAAG ATGGACAGGAGCCACACTCAACTTCAGGAAGCTCATCTGCTGATAAAACAAAGTCTGCAACATCTAGGCtggatgatgatggtgatgaagaTAGTGGTGACTCTGATCATG atggagaggacacaaTGACTTCTGGCACCAGATCCCCTAAGAAGAGCCGTAAGAAGACTGCAGTTAGAAGACAATGCAGTGATGTTG ATGCTCCAGAAAGGAAAGTCAGGAATCAAGGTAAGAGACCCTGGAATGACCAGGAGAGGACGGCAGTCAAGCACCGCCTTGCCAAGTTAATCGCACTTAAAATGATTCCAGGAAAGCAGGACTGCCTGATGTGTATTGCCAAAGAGTCTCCAGTCCTAAGAGCACGGACGTGGAAAGATGTGAAGTATTTTGTGTACAATGAAATAATTAAAGTTAAAAGAAAGCTTGCATTATGA